From the genome of Uranotaenia lowii strain MFRU-FL chromosome 1, ASM2978415v1, whole genome shotgun sequence, one region includes:
- the LOC129740622 gene encoding moesin/ezrin/radixin homolog 1 isoform X7: MVASGKMMNVRVTTMDAELEFAIQQSTTGKQLFDQVVKTIGLREVWFFGLQYTDSKGDLTWIKLYKKVMSQDVQKGDPLQFKFRAKFYPEDVAEELIQDITLRLFYLQVKNAILSDEIYCPPETSVLLASYAVQARHGDFSKTTHSPGFLVNDRLLPQRVIDQHKMSKDEWENSITTWWQEHRGMLREDAMMEYLKIAQDLEMYGVNYFEIRNKKGTELWLGVDALGLNIYEKDDRLTPKIGFPWSEIRNISFNDRKFIIKPIDKKAPDFVFFAPRVRINKRILALCMGNHELYMRRRKPDTIDVQQMKAQAREEKNAKQQEREKLQLALAARERAEKKQQEYEEKLTKMQEDMQRSQADILEARDMIRRLEEQLKQMQAIKDELEARQNELTVMIKRLEETKNLEAAERQKLEEEIRLKQEEVQKIQDEVSAKDYETKRLQEEVEEAKRKENEAAAALIAATTTPSHHHVEEDEEDNEEELTNGENGEKNFSKDLSTDEHIKDPVEERRTLAERNERLHDQLKALKQDLALSRDDTMETVNDKIHRENVRQGRDKYKTLREIRKGNTKRRVDQFENM, translated from the exons ATGAACGTGCGGGTGACGACGATGGACGCCGAACTGGAGTTCGCGATCCAGCAGAGCACCACCGGTAAGCAGTTGTTCGATCAGGTTGTCAAAACCATCGGCCTCCGGGAGGTTTGGTTCTTCGGGCTCCAGTACACAGACTCCAAGGGCGATCTGACGTGGATTAAGCTGTACAAAAAG GTCATGAGTCAGGACGTTCAGAAGGGCGATCCGCTGCAGTTCAAGTTCCGTGCCAAATTCTACCCGGAGGACGTCGCCGAGGAGCTGATCCAGGACATTACGCTGCGGCTGTTCTACCTGCAGGTCAAGAATGCCATCTTGTCCGACGAAATCTACTGCCCGCCGGAAACGTCGGTGCTGCTGGCCTCGTACGCGGTTCAGGCCCGGCACGGCGACTTCAGCAAGACGACACACTCGCCCGGTTTTCTAGTGAACGATCGTCTGTTACCTCAACG TGTCATCGATCAGCATAAGATGTCGAAGGACGAGTGGGAAAACTCGATCACCACCTGGTGGCAGGAGCATCGTGGCATGCTCCGTGAAGATGCCATGATGGAGTACCTCAAAATAGCACAAGATCTTGAAATGTACGGTGTAAACTATTTCGAGATCCGTAACAAGAAAGGAACAGAGCTCTGGTTGGGTGTGGACGCCCTCGGCCTCAACATCTACGAGAAGGACGACCGACTCACGCCGAAGATTGGTTTCCCCTGGTCCGAAATTCGAAACATTTCCTTCAACGATCGGAAGTTCATAATCAAG CCAATTGATAAAAAAGCACCGGACTTTGTTTTCTTCGCCCCGCGCGTTCGCATCAATAAACGAATTCTGGCCTTGTGCATGGGCAATCACGAGCTGTACATGCGCCGTCGTAAGCCGGACACCATCGATGTTCAGCAGATGAAGGCGCAGGCACGTGAGGAGAAGAACGCCAAACAGCAAGAGCGCGAGAAACTTCAGCTTGCCTTGGCCGCACGAGAACGGGCAGAGAAGAAACAACAGGAATACGAGGAAAAACTAACCAAAATGCAGGAGGATATGCAACGTTCACAGGCAGATATTCTCGAGGCCCGGGATATGATTCGTCGTCTTGAAGAGCAGCTGAAGCAGATGCAGGCTATCAAGGATGAGCTGGAAGCGCGTCAAAACGAGCTGACAGTCATGATCAAGCGATTGGAGGAAACCAAGAACTTGGAAGCCGCCGAACGTCAGAAACTCGAGGAAGAGATTCGTCTCAAACAGGAAGAGGTGCAGAAGATCCAAGACGAAGTGTCCGCCAAGGATTACGAAACTAAGCGCCTGCAAGAAGAGGTCGAAGAGGCCAAACGGAAAGag AACGAAGCGGCCGCAGCACTGATAGCAGCGACGACCACCCCTAGCCACCATCACGTAGAAGAGGATGAAGAGGATAATGAGGAAGAGCTGACCAACGGTGAGAACGGTGAGAAGAATTTCTCCAAGGACCTCAGCACAGACGAGCACATCAAGGATCCGGTCGAAGAAAGACGCACTCTAGCCGAGAGAAACGAACGCCTGCACGACCAGCTGAAG GCCCTGAAGCAAGACCTCGCCCTGTCCCGGGATGACACCATGGAGACGGTCAACGACAAGATTCACCGGGAAAACGTCCGTCAGGGTCGTGATAAGTACAAGACCCTTCGCGAAATTCGCAAAGGCAACACCAAACGCCGCGTCGATCAGTTCGAAAATATGTAA
- the LOC129740622 gene encoding moesin/ezrin/radixin homolog 1 isoform X4, whose amino-acid sequence MVASGKMMNVRVTTMDAELEFAIQQSTTGKQLFDQVVKTIGLREVWFFGLQYTDSKGDLTWIKLYKKTGSMPFSRWVMSQDVQKGDPLQFKFRAKFYPEDVAEELIQDITLRLFYLQVKNAILSDEIYCPPETSVLLASYAVQARHGDFSKTTHSPGFLVNDRLLPQRVIDQHKMSKDEWENSITTWWQEHRGMLREDAMMEYLKIAQDLEMYGVNYFEIRNKKGTELWLGVDALGLNIYEKDDRLTPKIGFPWSEIRNISFNDRKFIIKPIDKKAPDFVFFAPRVRINKRILALCMGNHELYMRRRKPDTIDVQQMKAQAREEKNAKQQEREKLQLALAARERAEKKQQEYEEKLTKMQEDMQRSQADILEARDMIRRLEEQLKQMQAIKDELEARQNELTVMIKRLEETKNLEAAERQKLEEEIRLKQEEVQKIQDEVSAKDYETKRLQEEVEEAKRKEVKIKKNEAAAALIAATTTPSHHHVEEDEEDNEEELTNGENGEKNFSKDLSTDEHIKDPVEERRTLAERNERLHDQLKALKQDLALSRDDTMETVNDKIHRENVRQGRDKYKTLREIRKGNTKRRVDQFENM is encoded by the exons ATGAACGTGCGGGTGACGACGATGGACGCCGAACTGGAGTTCGCGATCCAGCAGAGCACCACCGGTAAGCAGTTGTTCGATCAGGTTGTCAAAACCATCGGCCTCCGGGAGGTTTGGTTCTTCGGGCTCCAGTACACAGACTCCAAGGGCGATCTGACGTGGATTAAGCTGTACAAAAAG ACAGGATCGATGCCATTCTCGCGAtgg GTCATGAGTCAGGACGTTCAGAAGGGCGATCCGCTGCAGTTCAAGTTCCGTGCCAAATTCTACCCGGAGGACGTCGCCGAGGAGCTGATCCAGGACATTACGCTGCGGCTGTTCTACCTGCAGGTCAAGAATGCCATCTTGTCCGACGAAATCTACTGCCCGCCGGAAACGTCGGTGCTGCTGGCCTCGTACGCGGTTCAGGCCCGGCACGGCGACTTCAGCAAGACGACACACTCGCCCGGTTTTCTAGTGAACGATCGTCTGTTACCTCAACG TGTCATCGATCAGCATAAGATGTCGAAGGACGAGTGGGAAAACTCGATCACCACCTGGTGGCAGGAGCATCGTGGCATGCTCCGTGAAGATGCCATGATGGAGTACCTCAAAATAGCACAAGATCTTGAAATGTACGGTGTAAACTATTTCGAGATCCGTAACAAGAAAGGAACAGAGCTCTGGTTGGGTGTGGACGCCCTCGGCCTCAACATCTACGAGAAGGACGACCGACTCACGCCGAAGATTGGTTTCCCCTGGTCCGAAATTCGAAACATTTCCTTCAACGATCGGAAGTTCATAATCAAG CCAATTGATAAAAAAGCACCGGACTTTGTTTTCTTCGCCCCGCGCGTTCGCATCAATAAACGAATTCTGGCCTTGTGCATGGGCAATCACGAGCTGTACATGCGCCGTCGTAAGCCGGACACCATCGATGTTCAGCAGATGAAGGCGCAGGCACGTGAGGAGAAGAACGCCAAACAGCAAGAGCGCGAGAAACTTCAGCTTGCCTTGGCCGCACGAGAACGGGCAGAGAAGAAACAACAGGAATACGAGGAAAAACTAACCAAAATGCAGGAGGATATGCAACGTTCACAGGCAGATATTCTCGAGGCCCGGGATATGATTCGTCGTCTTGAAGAGCAGCTGAAGCAGATGCAGGCTATCAAGGATGAGCTGGAAGCGCGTCAAAACGAGCTGACAGTCATGATCAAGCGATTGGAGGAAACCAAGAACTTGGAAGCCGCCGAACGTCAGAAACTCGAGGAAGAGATTCGTCTCAAACAGGAAGAGGTGCAGAAGATCCAAGACGAAGTGTCCGCCAAGGATTACGAAACTAAGCGCCTGCAAGAAGAGGTCGAAGAGGCCAAACGGAAAGaggtaaaaatcaaaaaa AACGAAGCGGCCGCAGCACTGATAGCAGCGACGACCACCCCTAGCCACCATCACGTAGAAGAGGATGAAGAGGATAATGAGGAAGAGCTGACCAACGGTGAGAACGGTGAGAAGAATTTCTCCAAGGACCTCAGCACAGACGAGCACATCAAGGATCCGGTCGAAGAAAGACGCACTCTAGCCGAGAGAAACGAACGCCTGCACGACCAGCTGAAG GCCCTGAAGCAAGACCTCGCCCTGTCCCGGGATGACACCATGGAGACGGTCAACGACAAGATTCACCGGGAAAACGTCCGTCAGGGTCGTGATAAGTACAAGACCCTTCGCGAAATTCGCAAAGGCAACACCAAACGCCGCGTCGATCAGTTCGAAAATATGTAA